One genomic window of Humidesulfovibrio mexicanus includes the following:
- a CDS encoding HIT family protein: MNVLWAPWRMEYILGPKPAECVFCIPEHTGEDAERFILRRGVHSYVIMNRYPYNNAHLMVTPYRHVSCLTDLSAEESHECMDLMRACIGILKKALNPHGVNAGLNLGEAAGSGIAAHIHFQIVPRWNGDSSFMAVFSETRVIPEHLRATYATLKPHFDALG; the protein is encoded by the coding sequence ATGAACGTCCTGTGGGCGCCCTGGCGCATGGAGTACATTCTTGGTCCGAAACCTGCCGAGTGCGTGTTCTGCATTCCAGAACACACGGGCGAGGACGCGGAACGCTTCATCCTGCGCCGCGGGGTTCACAGCTACGTCATCATGAACCGGTACCCGTACAACAACGCGCATCTCATGGTCACGCCCTACCGTCACGTAAGCTGCCTTACGGACCTTTCGGCCGAGGAATCCCACGAATGCATGGACCTCATGCGGGCCTGCATCGGCATCCTCAAAAAGGCCCTCAACCCCCATGGAGTCAACGCCGGGCTCAACCTGGGCGAGGCGGCCGGCTCCGGCATCGCCGCGCACATCCATTTCCAGATCGTCCCGCGCTGGAACGGCGACAGCTCTTTCATGGCCGTTTTCAGCGAAACCCGCGTGATTCCGGAGCACCTGC
- a CDS encoding CBS domain-containing protein, whose product MNAPAKPRPRAVITAHANADFDALAAIIAASRLYPGAALIFPGSQEKNLRNFYIQSTTYLFNFRAFKDIDPTDVELLVIVDTRQKSRVPHVQALLDKPGIRIHVYDHHPDTEEDVPAEYSLVKSWGSTTTIIIHELMSKGITPSVEEATVLGLGIFEDTGSFAFNSTTPEDFDAAAWLRRHGMDLGVISDLLARDLSSEQIRVLSEMIESAKTHDFHGIEVTIAEVSTEEFISDFAYLVHKFIDMENVRVMFALGRMGDRIHIVARSRASDVNVGFICSFFGGGGHGYAASATVKDKTLSEVRDELLALLYSHINPQITAGSLMTKPPKVIDSDRPMADAAELMTRFGLKSVAVVMPGTMRCVGLLDQRTADKAVGHGLKSVPLAEYMVTDFTTAAPTATLHQVMEIVIGKRQRFLPVVENGMIIGVITRTDLVNLLVEESARIPETLLPDPKRDRNIRSVMRTRLPGSIIALLEQAGLLAKELGYKVYAVGGFVRDILLARPNLDIDLVVEGDGIRFAHALSQARQGRVKEHQKFKTAVVVFPDGQRIDVATARLEYYEYPTALPTVELSSIKMDLYRRDFSINALALNLSPGHFGQLMDFFGSQRDIKEKTIRVLHSLSFVEDPTRILRAVRFEQRFNFRIDGQTLRLIKNAVQLNLFSRLSGARIAHELQLILDEENVLECLSRLQDLKLLAAIHPQLHLDADRTRVLMELRKVHDWYRLLYLEPPVNTWKLYMLGLTMGAERDSLELVCRRLRFSDRELREFLALRDLLGESLARLMTWAETQSSMSDIYFALDPLPVEGVLFLMARSRREIMRKNISQYLTRLRTQELLIDGSDLKIMGLKNGPNFARVLRKVRAAAIDGAAVTRDKQVELAKSLIRGLEPGGSGTAEPQTAKKPRHQ is encoded by the coding sequence ATGAACGCACCCGCCAAGCCCCGTCCGCGGGCGGTGATCACCGCCCACGCCAACGCCGATTTCGACGCGCTGGCCGCCATCATCGCCGCAAGCCGCCTGTACCCCGGTGCGGCCCTCATTTTTCCCGGCAGCCAGGAGAAGAACCTCCGGAACTTCTACATCCAAAGCACTACCTACCTGTTCAACTTCCGGGCTTTCAAAGACATAGACCCAACAGACGTGGAACTGCTGGTCATCGTGGACACCCGGCAGAAGTCGCGCGTGCCGCACGTGCAGGCCCTGCTGGACAAGCCGGGCATCCGCATACATGTGTACGACCACCATCCCGACACCGAGGAAGACGTTCCCGCTGAATACTCGCTGGTCAAGTCCTGGGGCTCGACCACCACGATCATTATCCACGAGCTCATGAGCAAAGGCATCACGCCCAGCGTTGAGGAAGCAACCGTGCTGGGGCTGGGCATTTTCGAGGATACAGGCTCCTTCGCCTTCAATTCCACAACGCCGGAGGACTTCGACGCTGCGGCCTGGCTGCGCCGCCATGGCATGGACCTGGGCGTGATCTCGGACCTGCTCGCCCGCGACCTGTCCTCCGAGCAAATACGCGTGCTTTCGGAAATGATCGAATCGGCGAAGACGCATGATTTTCATGGTATTGAGGTCACCATCGCCGAGGTGAGCACCGAGGAGTTCATCAGCGACTTCGCCTACCTTGTGCACAAATTCATCGACATGGAAAACGTTCGCGTGATGTTCGCGCTTGGCCGCATGGGCGACCGCATCCACATCGTGGCCAGGTCACGCGCCAGCGACGTGAACGTGGGCTTCATCTGCTCCTTCTTCGGCGGCGGCGGGCACGGCTACGCCGCTTCGGCCACGGTTAAGGACAAGACCTTGAGCGAGGTGCGCGACGAACTGCTCGCCCTGCTCTATTCGCACATCAACCCGCAGATCACGGCCGGATCGCTCATGACCAAGCCGCCCAAGGTCATCGACTCCGATCGCCCCATGGCTGACGCGGCCGAGCTCATGACCCGCTTTGGCCTGAAAAGTGTGGCGGTTGTTATGCCGGGCACCATGCGCTGCGTTGGTCTGCTTGACCAGCGCACGGCGGACAAGGCCGTTGGGCACGGGCTGAAATCCGTGCCTCTGGCGGAATACATGGTCACGGATTTCACCACGGCCGCACCTACCGCTACTTTGCACCAGGTCATGGAGATCGTCATCGGCAAGCGGCAACGCTTTCTCCCTGTTGTCGAGAACGGAATGATCATCGGCGTGATCACGAGAACCGACCTTGTGAACCTGCTGGTGGAAGAGTCGGCGCGCATCCCGGAGACCCTGCTTCCGGACCCCAAGCGCGACCGCAACATCAGAAGCGTCATGCGCACGCGGCTCCCCGGCTCCATCATCGCCCTGCTGGAGCAGGCGGGGCTGCTGGCCAAGGAGCTGGGCTACAAGGTGTATGCCGTTGGCGGATTCGTGCGCGACATTCTCCTCGCGCGGCCGAATCTCGATATCGACCTTGTGGTGGAAGGGGACGGCATCCGCTTTGCCCACGCCCTGTCCCAGGCTAGGCAGGGTCGCGTCAAGGAGCACCAGAAATTCAAGACTGCGGTAGTCGTGTTCCCAGATGGACAGCGCATCGACGTAGCCACCGCGCGCCTGGAGTATTACGAATACCCGACGGCCCTGCCGACCGTCGAACTCTCCTCCATCAAGATGGACCTCTACCGACGTGATTTTTCCATCAACGCCTTGGCGTTGAACCTGTCCCCCGGACATTTCGGCCAACTCATGGACTTCTTCGGCTCCCAGCGGGACATCAAGGAGAAGACCATTCGGGTTTTGCACTCCTTGAGCTTCGTGGAAGACCCCACGCGCATCCTGCGTGCCGTGCGCTTCGAGCAGCGATTCAACTTCCGCATCGACGGCCAGACCTTGCGCCTCATCAAGAACGCCGTTCAGCTGAACCTCTTCTCCAGACTCTCCGGCGCGCGCATCGCCCATGAGCTGCAGCTCATCCTGGACGAGGAGAACGTTTTGGAATGCTTAAGCCGCCTGCAGGATCTCAAACTGTTGGCAGCAATCCACCCACAGCTGCATCTTGATGCGGACCGAACGCGAGTGCTCATGGAATTGCGCAAGGTGCACGACTGGTACAGGCTGCTCTACCTTGAGCCGCCCGTGAACACCTGGAAGCTCTACATGCTCGGGCTCACCATGGGAGCCGAGCGAGACAGCCTGGAGCTGGTCTGCCGCCGACTCCGCTTTTCCGACCGGGAGCTGCGCGAATTCCTGGCGTTGCGTGATCTGCTTGGAGAGTCGCTCGCCAGGCTCATGACATGGGCCGAGACGCAATCAAGCATGAGCGATATCTACTTCGCCCTGGACCCGCTGCCTGTCGAAGGCGTGCTTTTCCTGATGGCCAGAAGCCGCCGGGAAATAATGAGAAAAAATATTTCACAATATCTTACCAGGTTAAGAACACAGGAACTGCTCATTGACGGCAGTGACTTGAAAATAATGGGACTGAAAAACGGGCCGAACTTCGCCCGTGTGCTGCGCAAGGTACGCGCGGCCGCCATAGACGGAGCAGCGGTCACGCGGGACAAACAGGTCGAGCTCGCGAAGTCGCTTATTCGAGGACTGGAACCCGGCGGATCGGGCACAGCGGAGCCGCAGACCGCAAAGAAGCCGCGTCATCAATGA
- the xerD gene encoding site-specific tyrosine recombinase XerD — MADRYLEHLTVERGLSENTLAAYRTDIAALLAFLDGLGEELETCTTRHLFLFLTHLRARKLAAASLARILSTLRGLFAFAVQARLLEEDPSALLDSPKLPAQLPEFLTRKEMDALLAQPDPSTLLGYRDRVMLELLYAAGLRISELTGLELGDFDPQTGILRVFGKRSKERLVPIHFSAQKLLCDYLDFKRAAFKPVCRNIFLNRSGKGLTRQGIWKLIKRYAEEVGIRRSISPHTFRHTFATHLLEGGADLRTVQLLLGHAAINATEIYTHIQSGRLMRIHEQYHPRSTAFATQAQRRPGTSS; from the coding sequence ATGGCGGACCGATACCTTGAGCACCTCACGGTCGAGCGCGGGCTTTCTGAAAACACGCTTGCCGCGTACCGCACGGATATCGCCGCCCTCCTTGCTTTCCTGGACGGCCTTGGGGAGGAGCTTGAAACCTGCACCACGCGCCACCTGTTTCTCTTTTTGACCCATTTGCGGGCCCGCAAACTGGCCGCGGCCAGTCTCGCCCGCATATTGTCCACACTGCGGGGCCTTTTCGCCTTCGCCGTGCAGGCGCGACTGCTCGAAGAGGACCCGTCCGCCCTGCTCGACAGCCCCAAGCTTCCTGCGCAACTCCCAGAGTTCTTGACCCGCAAAGAAATGGACGCCCTGCTCGCCCAGCCCGACCCCTCCACGCTTCTCGGCTACCGAGACAGGGTCATGCTGGAACTGCTGTACGCCGCGGGACTGCGCATATCCGAACTCACCGGACTTGAGCTGGGCGACTTCGACCCACAGACGGGCATCTTGCGCGTGTTCGGCAAGCGGTCCAAGGAACGCCTGGTGCCCATACATTTTTCCGCGCAAAAATTGTTGTGCGACTATCTCGATTTCAAGAGGGCCGCCTTCAAGCCTGTGTGCCGAAACATTTTCCTCAACCGTTCCGGCAAGGGCCTCACCCGTCAGGGTATCTGGAAGCTGATCAAGCGCTATGCCGAGGAAGTCGGCATCCGCCGGAGCATTTCACCGCACACCTTCCGGCACACCTTCGCCACGCACCTGCTGGAAGGCGGGGCCGACTTGCGCACTGTGCAGCTGCTGCTTGGCCATGCGGCCATCAACGCAACGGAAATTTACACCCATATCCAGTCCGGCAGGCTCATGCGCATCCACGAACAATACCACCCTCGTTCCACGGCCTTCGCCACGCAGGCCCAGCGACGACCTGGAACCTCCTCATGA
- a CDS encoding LL-diaminopimelate aminotransferase produces MSDFQLAQRLATLPPYLFAAIDKAKEEVRAKGMDIISLGIGDPDLPTPDFIIDALNAAARKPANHQYPSYIGLRSFRQSVADWYKRRFGVVLDPDTEVVSLIGSKEGIAHFPLAFVNPGDVALIATPNYPVYGVTTEFVGGIPMYLPLTDENNFLPDLDAIDNDTWKKAKLIYINYPNNPTAATAPRSFYEKLIEKAKEFGVIVVHDAAYTEIYFDEANKPLSILEIPGGKDVAIEFHSLSKTYNMTGWRIGMAVGNASLVKGLAKIKEQMDSGIFQAVQEAGMVALDQGDQFCDGLRAIYKERRDVVIEALKKTGISCRVPDASFYIWSKVPGGLSSQDFVTKLLKQTGVVTTPGNGFGAPGEGYFRISLTVDTDRLKEAVLRISQL; encoded by the coding sequence ATGTCCGATTTTCAGCTTGCGCAGCGTCTTGCGACTCTCCCGCCATATCTTTTCGCCGCAATTGACAAAGCCAAGGAAGAAGTCCGCGCCAAGGGCATGGACATCATCAGCCTGGGCATCGGCGATCCCGACCTGCCTACGCCCGACTTCATTATCGACGCATTGAACGCCGCGGCCCGCAAACCCGCCAACCATCAGTACCCCTCGTACATCGGTCTGCGCAGCTTCCGCCAGTCCGTTGCCGACTGGTACAAGCGCCGCTTCGGGGTGGTCCTTGATCCGGACACCGAAGTTGTGAGCCTTATCGGCTCCAAGGAAGGCATTGCCCATTTTCCCCTGGCTTTCGTCAACCCGGGCGACGTGGCCCTCATCGCCACGCCCAACTACCCGGTGTACGGCGTCACCACTGAGTTTGTCGGCGGCATACCGATGTATTTGCCGCTTACCGACGAGAATAACTTCTTGCCCGACCTCGACGCCATCGACAACGACACCTGGAAGAAAGCCAAACTCATCTACATCAACTACCCCAACAATCCCACGGCCGCCACGGCCCCTCGCTCCTTTTACGAGAAGCTCATCGAGAAGGCCAAGGAATTCGGCGTCATCGTGGTCCACGATGCGGCCTACACAGAAATCTACTTCGACGAGGCCAACAAGCCGCTTTCGATTCTTGAAATTCCTGGCGGAAAGGATGTGGCGATCGAGTTCCATTCCTTGTCCAAGACCTACAACATGACTGGCTGGCGCATCGGCATGGCCGTGGGCAACGCCTCCTTGGTCAAGGGCTTGGCGAAGATCAAGGAACAGATGGACTCCGGCATCTTCCAGGCCGTGCAGGAGGCTGGAATGGTGGCGCTGGACCAGGGGGATCAGTTCTGTGACGGCCTGCGCGCCATTTACAAGGAACGTCGCGATGTGGTGATCGAGGCGCTGAAGAAGACCGGCATTTCCTGCCGCGTGCCCGATGCCAGTTTCTACATCTGGTCCAAGGTGCCGGGTGGCCTCTCCAGCCAGGATTTCGTCACCAAACTGCTCAAGCAGACCGGCGTGGTCACCACTCCGGGCAATGGCTTCGGCGCGCCGGGCGAGGGCTATTTCCGCATCTCGCTCACTGTTGACACGGATCGACTGAAGGAGGCTGTGTTACGGATTTCCCAACTCTAG
- the folK gene encoding 2-amino-4-hydroxy-6-hydroxymethyldihydropteridine diphosphokinase codes for MGSNQGDPEANIEEALHRLEHYGSDLRLDAQSPLYRTEPQDVRDQPWFVNSVVRFKVGSDIWAPEGLLSALQAVEAKMGRVRDVPRGPRIIDLDLLLFGDVVMQGEYLTLPHPRMMRRAFVLVPLRDIAPGLLLPGGVSIDQALAGLSFGLDGRNISQKQGGQPL; via the coding sequence CTGGGCTCCAACCAGGGGGATCCCGAGGCCAACATCGAAGAGGCGCTCCATCGTCTGGAGCATTATGGGTCTGATCTGCGCCTCGACGCGCAGTCCCCCTTGTACCGCACCGAGCCCCAGGACGTGCGTGACCAGCCTTGGTTCGTCAACAGCGTTGTCCGCTTCAAGGTGGGGTCGGATATTTGGGCGCCCGAAGGCCTGTTGTCCGCGCTGCAGGCCGTTGAGGCCAAGATGGGCCGTGTTCGCGATGTGCCACGCGGTCCCAGAATCATTGATCTGGACCTGCTGCTCTTCGGGGATGTCGTCATGCAGGGAGAGTACCTGACCCTGCCGCACCCGCGCATGATGCGCCGGGCCTTTGTGCTCGTCCCTCTGCGGGACATTGCTCCTGGTCTTTTGCTCCCCGGCGGCGTAAGCATTGATCAGGCCTTGGCGGGGCTTTCCTTTGGGCTGGACGGCCGCAACATCAGCCAGAAGCAGGGTGGGCAGCCGCTGTAA
- a CDS encoding transcriptional regulator gives MMSLTKLLVLAICAFIVWKLFAGDKRWKENKAKEQKEDLVASGEMVKDPVCGAYVSRHGDIRVRHGDVVLHFCSYECREQYLKRLEGEGGGKDGDAQA, from the coding sequence ATGATGAGTCTGACCAAACTGCTTGTTCTGGCTATCTGCGCCTTCATTGTCTGGAAACTCTTCGCCGGCGACAAGCGCTGGAAGGAGAACAAGGCCAAGGAGCAGAAGGAGGACCTTGTCGCCTCCGGGGAGATGGTCAAAGATCCCGTCTGTGGGGCATATGTGTCCAGGCACGGCGACATCCGCGTGCGGCACGGCGATGTCGTGCTGCACTTCTGCTCGTATGAATGCCGTGAACAATACTTGAAGCGGCTGGAAGGCGAGGGCGGCGGCAAGGACGGGGACGCCCAGGCCTGA
- the fsa gene encoding fructose-6-phosphate aldolase, whose translation MKIFLDSANLEQIRQAKALGAIEGVTTNPSLLAREKGDWKRAIRQICKEIDGPVSVEVIATEASAMLTEARDLVKIAPNIVVKVPLTLEGLKAIAELHRRGIETNATLVFSANQALLAAKAGASFVSPFIGRLDDIGQDGMQTLQDIMTVFRNYDLTTQVLAASIRHANHFFQAAMLGADAATVPPTVLFDLVQHPLTEIGLAKFLEDWKSR comes from the coding sequence ATGAAAATCTTTCTCGACAGCGCGAACCTTGAGCAGATCCGCCAAGCCAAGGCTCTGGGCGCCATTGAGGGCGTGACCACGAATCCCAGCCTGCTTGCGCGGGAAAAGGGCGATTGGAAGCGCGCAATCCGGCAAATATGCAAGGAGATAGACGGTCCGGTCAGTGTCGAGGTCATCGCCACAGAGGCGTCGGCCATGCTCACCGAGGCGCGTGATCTGGTGAAGATCGCCCCGAACATCGTCGTAAAAGTTCCACTGACGCTTGAAGGACTCAAGGCCATTGCTGAGCTGCACCGGCGCGGCATCGAGACCAATGCGACCCTCGTGTTTTCAGCCAACCAGGCTTTGCTCGCAGCGAAAGCCGGGGCGAGCTTCGTCAGTCCCTTCATCGGGCGCCTCGACGACATCGGGCAGGATGGAATGCAGACGCTGCAGGACATCATGACCGTTTTCCGGAATTATGACTTGACCACGCAGGTGCTGGCCGCCAGCATCCGGCACGCCAACCATTTTTTTCAGGCCGCCATGCTCGGAGCCGATGCCGCAACGGTCCCGCCAACGGTGCTCTTCGACCTTGTGCAGCACCCCCTGACCGAAATCGGGCTCGCGAAGTTCCTGGAGGACTGGAAATCACGATGA
- a CDS encoding tetratricopeptide repeat protein, protein MAILIGFPAEMAAAKKSTAKAVAKPAAEASRLPQKADESGLAYEQWLKKYGAYDRLAASAATAADDGSGASVLKRAEAQLLQGTPREALTIIQGQPPFEDKALEAKRLWLGGNAHRALGDPYQAVVWYSQASQFMDAKQVKARLTAEPGLEALWVDVWRRQFWAYVGNPSVSREALGETLRMLLAQAEAAWGTANFWGKAKESLEQAEGGEPGTGKHTDAKDASLVVNEADRLLLSRAVAAAALEDYGISRDLLRQVSVPALREFWAGFAEFLESGKAPDVKTLATTGHAKAAGFWSANLLASYAENRQDWLLGSSASSWTRFKSSLAKLSREEARQAVEKELQSLLLSEEMSRHLRSLKFVLCMEEGDLDSAREIWQGLEARKLPISLRLSGALAFGEELKNLLPQEIGAAGRLSPALAALLSAGGVGTPLPGEAPFWIRIEVGKGNTVGKAWPLDRLLVLADWQARGGAAANTDLARRSAFLFPDTAYGYDCLLALAQKAVESRSFQLAEAYLGRMANLPSDKQRTTARLGLKAKLERESGNDEQALATYRELLALGVDMAPRTRLDVATFLQLKGDFDSGREQLLILWEQRDKLERPVQAEVLFWLGEGEHSLRNYDAALDYYLRLAYQYAHEPMWPTVALYRSAMIYEIKGNYETAKKLLRSVIASADTKEAQEAAKNRLNALETKTGKTAPQKEGGGAMYPF, encoded by the coding sequence ATGGCCATCCTGATTGGATTTCCGGCCGAGATGGCCGCTGCCAAGAAAAGCACAGCCAAGGCTGTCGCCAAGCCCGCCGCAGAAGCTTCCCGGTTGCCCCAGAAAGCCGATGAATCAGGATTGGCGTATGAACAATGGCTCAAAAAGTACGGCGCCTATGACCGTCTTGCCGCCAGCGCCGCCACTGCGGCGGACGATGGCAGCGGCGCGTCCGTGCTGAAGCGTGCGGAGGCCCAACTTCTTCAAGGCACTCCACGGGAGGCGCTGACCATTATCCAGGGACAACCGCCCTTTGAGGACAAGGCCTTGGAAGCAAAAAGGCTGTGGCTTGGCGGTAATGCGCATAGGGCTTTGGGCGACCCTTATCAGGCTGTGGTCTGGTACAGCCAGGCCTCCCAATTCATGGATGCAAAACAGGTCAAGGCGCGCTTGACCGCCGAGCCCGGCTTGGAAGCCCTTTGGGTAGATGTCTGGCGCAGGCAATTCTGGGCTTATGTGGGCAATCCTTCCGTATCGCGAGAGGCGCTTGGCGAGACATTGCGGATGCTGCTTGCCCAGGCGGAAGCGGCCTGGGGAACCGCGAATTTTTGGGGCAAGGCAAAAGAGTCCCTTGAACAGGCTGAAGGCGGCGAGCCTGGAACTGGCAAGCACACCGATGCCAAGGACGCTTCACTTGTTGTCAACGAGGCCGACCGGCTGCTTCTTTCCCGTGCGGTGGCTGCTGCGGCGCTTGAGGATTATGGGATTTCCCGTGACTTGCTCAGGCAGGTTTCCGTGCCGGCGTTGCGCGAGTTTTGGGCCGGTTTTGCGGAATTTCTCGAAAGCGGCAAGGCGCCGGACGTCAAGACGCTTGCCACCACGGGGCACGCCAAGGCCGCGGGGTTTTGGAGCGCCAACCTCTTGGCCTCGTACGCCGAGAACCGGCAGGACTGGCTTCTAGGCAGCTCCGCTTCCTCCTGGACACGCTTTAAATCCAGCTTGGCCAAGCTCTCGCGCGAGGAGGCCCGACAAGCGGTCGAAAAGGAATTGCAGTCCCTTCTGCTCTCCGAAGAGATGTCGCGGCATTTGCGTTCCCTCAAGTTTGTTCTGTGCATGGAGGAAGGCGATCTGGATTCGGCGCGGGAGATCTGGCAGGGGCTTGAAGCACGCAAGCTCCCGATAAGCCTACGCCTGTCCGGGGCCCTCGCCTTTGGCGAAGAACTCAAAAATTTGCTCCCCCAGGAGATTGGAGCCGCAGGACGCCTCTCCCCTGCCCTTGCGGCCCTGCTTTCGGCTGGCGGCGTCGGGACTCCCCTGCCTGGCGAGGCCCCGTTCTGGATTCGCATCGAGGTCGGTAAAGGCAACACGGTTGGCAAGGCATGGCCCTTGGATCGGTTGCTGGTCCTTGCCGACTGGCAGGCACGCGGAGGGGCAGCCGCAAACACCGACTTGGCCCGCCGCTCGGCGTTCCTTTTCCCCGATACCGCATACGGGTACGACTGCCTCTTGGCCCTGGCACAGAAGGCTGTGGAAAGCCGTTCGTTTCAGCTTGCCGAAGCCTACCTTGGTCGTATGGCAAATTTGCCGTCCGACAAACAGCGCACCACGGCACGACTTGGTTTGAAAGCCAAGCTGGAACGCGAAAGCGGCAATGATGAACAGGCGTTGGCCACCTACCGGGAGTTGCTAGCCCTTGGGGTGGACATGGCTCCACGGACCCGTCTGGATGTCGCCACGTTTTTGCAGCTTAAGGGAGATTTTGACAGCGGGCGCGAGCAGTTGCTGATTCTGTGGGAACAGCGGGACAAGCTCGAGCGCCCCGTGCAGGCCGAGGTGCTGTTCTGGCTGGGCGAGGGAGAGCATTCATTGCGCAACTATGATGCAGCGCTGGATTATTATCTGCGCTTGGCATATCAATACGCGCACGAGCCCATGTGGCCAACCGTGGCCTTGTATCGGTCCGCGATGATCTATGAAATCAAGGGGAACTACGAGACCGCCAAGAAGTTGCTGCGTTCCGTCATCGCCTCGGCTGACACCAAGGAAGCCCAGGAGGCTGCGAAAAACCGGCTGAACGCACTGGAGACCAAGACCGGCAAAACCGCCCCGCAAAAGGAAGGTGGCGGCGCCATGTATCCCTTCTGA
- a CDS encoding TVP38/TMEM64 family protein — MMNPKPSPAASRPPFAKARQVALVLLFIIFASLAWRLWDQNLLNSEGVLLAVREHPLLAPVAFIGIYALAMLFMLPTMPLNIGAGFLWGTAVGGAFSLLGSSLGATLAFSFARSAFGQPFARGFNLSLLSRLGANMEKTPWKVIAFVRLNPAVPSGVVNFLLGLTSMPLRTYVWGTILFSAPLCLVFSHLGQLTGGFMLSGDTGRLVRIVAICLGVALFLYAGRHMLSRRQGAVQQSANTNTKDTEQPR, encoded by the coding sequence ATGATGAATCCGAAGCCTTCACCCGCCGCCAGTCGGCCACCGTTCGCCAAGGCCCGCCAAGTGGCGTTAGTTCTGCTCTTCATCATTTTCGCCAGCCTGGCTTGGCGTCTTTGGGACCAGAACCTGCTCAACTCCGAAGGAGTGCTCCTGGCTGTGCGCGAGCACCCTCTCCTGGCCCCTGTGGCGTTTATCGGCATATACGCCCTTGCCATGCTCTTTATGCTGCCCACAATGCCGTTGAACATCGGAGCCGGGTTCCTCTGGGGCACAGCCGTTGGCGGGGCCTTTTCCCTGCTTGGCAGCAGTCTTGGCGCAACACTCGCTTTTTCGTTCGCGCGTAGCGCGTTCGGCCAGCCCTTCGCCCGCGGGTTCAACCTTTCCCTGCTTTCACGGCTGGGCGCTAACATGGAGAAGACCCCCTGGAAGGTCATCGCCTTTGTCCGCCTGAACCCCGCCGTTCCTTCCGGTGTGGTGAACTTCCTGCTTGGCCTTACGTCGATGCCATTGCGGACCTACGTATGGGGCACGATCCTCTTCTCCGCCCCCCTGTGCCTCGTCTTCAGCCATCTTGGCCAGCTTACCGGCGGCTTCATGCTCAGCGGGGACACAGGGAGACTGGTGCGCATTGTCGCCATCTGCCTCGGAGTCGCGCTGTTCCTGTATGCGGGCAGGCACATGCTTTCCCGCAGACAAGGCGCTGTCCAGCAATCGGCCAATACGAACACAAAAGACACGGAACAGCCGCGGTAG